One segment of Oscillospiraceae bacterium MB08-C2-2 DNA contains the following:
- a CDS encoding exosporium glycoprotein BclB-related protein: protein MGGLVGTTTAVGFGNSVAGLNIVGGVIDTTGTTNMAFSVPRDGTITSLAAEFSLSLAATLVGSTVTVSAQLFSAPALSNSFSAVPGALVTLAPPYTGIVAVGASSAGVTTGLSIPVTAGTRLMLVFAANVTAGIDIATTLTGFASAGVNIV, encoded by the coding sequence CTGGGTGGCTTGGTGGGTACCACCACTGCAGTCGGGTTCGGCAACTCCGTTGCTGGCCTGAATATTGTAGGTGGTGTTATTGATACCACCGGTACCACCAATATGGCCTTCTCTGTGCCTCGTGATGGCACAATAACTTCTCTCGCTGCTGAATTCAGCCTGTCGTTGGCTGCAACCTTAGTTGGCTCCACCGTTACAGTGTCGGCACAATTGTTCTCAGCACCTGCACTGAGCAATTCCTTTTCAGCGGTACCAGGGGCACTTGTCACACTGGCTCCGCCTTATACTGGAATTGTAGCTGTAGGCGCCTCCTCTGCCGGGGTAACCACCGGGCTTTCAATACCGGTTACAGCAGGTACCCGCTTAATGTTGGTTTTCGCTGCCAATGTAACAGCAGGTATTGACATTGCTACTACTCTGACTGGCTTTGCCAGTGCGGGAGTCAACATCGTATAA
- a CDS encoding LacI family DNA-binding transcriptional regulator translates to MDKQKEGEKIKEQGAKVTISQVAQAAGVSVATVSRVINQSADVRPDTFRHVTKIIEEMGYSPRGTLSSNRQGELIIAAVPSLMDGFYGPIIDGIQAASVRHGYSLLVHNGELTPEYFPAFKVLLSSTRSAGLISACYLAPELWAKLSGHIPIVQCHQYSEEYGGSFVAADDFSASQNAGEYALSTGRRKIAIISGPPLYQNTIRRRQGFLAAVESAGVTVPVGWQLSVPKTSFRLAMFSATQILSAAHRPNLIYATTDVYAAAVIKAASQLGLRVPEDIMVIGSDNTDISVSTSPSITTTNLPRFQMGYTACDVLAQQLSEPDTPSQHIYLGTELIIRNSTCLTQE, encoded by the coding sequence TTGGATAAACAGAAAGAAGGCGAAAAAATAAAGGAGCAGGGTGCCAAAGTCACCATATCCCAGGTGGCTCAGGCAGCAGGCGTATCGGTGGCAACTGTATCCCGAGTGATCAATCAATCGGCGGATGTGAGACCGGATACTTTTCGCCATGTGACAAAAATTATTGAGGAAATGGGCTATAGCCCTAGAGGAACTTTATCCTCCAACCGGCAGGGGGAACTGATTATTGCGGCAGTTCCCAGCCTGATGGATGGTTTTTATGGCCCCATTATCGACGGAATTCAGGCAGCCTCTGTGCGGCACGGCTATAGTCTTTTGGTGCACAACGGTGAGCTGACACCGGAATACTTCCCCGCCTTTAAGGTGCTGCTCAGCTCCACTCGGTCAGCCGGGCTGATTTCGGCATGCTACTTGGCCCCGGAGCTTTGGGCAAAGCTTTCCGGCCATATACCCATTGTCCAGTGCCATCAGTATTCGGAGGAATACGGCGGCTCCTTTGTTGCAGCGGATGATTTTTCCGCAAGCCAGAATGCGGGGGAGTATGCACTTTCCACCGGGCGGCGCAAGATCGCTATCATCAGCGGCCCGCCCCTTTACCAAAACACAATACGCCGCAGGCAAGGCTTTTTGGCGGCAGTTGAAAGCGCAGGTGTAACGGTACCGGTGGGTTGGCAGCTTTCCGTGCCTAAAACCAGCTTTCGTCTGGCCATGTTTTCGGCCACACAGATTCTTAGCGCCGCCCACCGGCCCAACCTGATCTATGCTACAACCGATGTGTATGCCGCCGCTGTGATCAAGGCGGCTTCTCAGCTGGGGCTGCGGGTTCCAGAGGATATTATGGTGATCGGATCGGATAACACGGATATTTCGGTCAGCACCAGCCCTTCCATTACCACCACCAACCTGCCCCGGTTTCAAATGGGGTATACCGCCTGTGATGTTCTGGCACAGCAGCTTTCTGAACCGGATACACCCTCCCAGCACATTTATCTGGGAACAGAGCTGATTATTCGAAATTCTACCTGTCTGACCCAGGAGTGA
- a CDS encoding diguanylate cyclase has product MTYSFLENTFKNAPTPIVVCRNRPGNPLVFVNVSAKILINPLLAIEHFGKDQQELGLSQLLRFENPEDMENILYSLTSVGFIHRVKARLINFESAAVEVSISGNHMEFQGENYFILYISRRSHAEARAVMDTSNLMSGIFQAAYHTQDVDAAINKILRMVGRYVRASRAYVFEEISDTMTRNTYEWCAEGIEPVIDMLQNLPKDSYPYDSIVDSGVYVTEDIQTLPVKDRVILEAQNIRALAIITLYQMDRPVGYIGFDDCVACRKWSSSEIQLLKNTASVVVSLIARREAEEQSRRSREILQTISDNIESVIYVNTLDTYEITFTNRVVADVLEKPVDQLIGKTCWQVLQVGQTGPCPFCPIPKMIDNKGNILRESYSWEFQNTVNGRWYLAKDSIIRWIDGRNVHIETAVDITAQKVHEEQLKYFASIDNMTGVYNRDHGYKLMQNLISNARLVPAPVSVCFVDLDGLKYINDTYGHDAGDEMITGVIGAIRQSIRQSDAICRWGGDEFIVLLQCETDVAERLILRAQQALEEINLSEKRAYKLSFSYGITSLTQDPQASIDQVVSSADKKMYEQKTSKYAKRAAEIAAGY; this is encoded by the coding sequence ATGACATATTCTTTTCTTGAAAACACCTTTAAAAATGCCCCTACCCCCATCGTGGTCTGCCGAAACAGGCCAGGTAACCCGCTGGTATTTGTGAATGTCAGTGCCAAGATTCTGATCAACCCCCTGCTTGCCATTGAGCACTTTGGGAAAGATCAGCAGGAGCTTGGCCTGAGCCAGCTGCTTCGATTCGAAAACCCGGAGGATATGGAAAACATTCTTTACAGCCTCACCAGCGTGGGTTTCATTCATCGGGTTAAGGCGCGTTTAATCAACTTTGAATCGGCGGCGGTGGAGGTTTCCATCTCCGGCAATCATATGGAGTTTCAGGGCGAGAATTATTTTATTCTGTATATTTCAAGGCGCAGCCATGCCGAGGCACGTGCTGTTATGGATACAAGCAATTTAATGTCCGGCATTTTTCAGGCGGCTTATCATACCCAGGATGTGGATGCAGCCATCAACAAGATTTTGCGTATGGTGGGGCGGTATGTGCGGGCCAGCCGGGCTTATGTTTTTGAAGAAATATCCGATACCATGACCCGCAACACCTATGAATGGTGTGCGGAGGGCATAGAGCCTGTTATTGATATGCTCCAGAACCTGCCCAAAGACTCTTATCCTTATGATTCCATTGTTGACAGTGGAGTGTATGTTACCGAGGACATCCAAACACTGCCGGTAAAAGACCGGGTGATTCTTGAGGCGCAGAATATCCGTGCGCTGGCCATTATCACTCTTTATCAAATGGATCGCCCGGTGGGATACATCGGCTTCGATGATTGTGTCGCGTGCCGCAAATGGAGCAGCAGCGAAATTCAGCTCCTCAAAAACACAGCCAGCGTGGTGGTTTCTTTGATAGCCCGGCGGGAAGCGGAGGAGCAAAGCCGCAGAAGCCGGGAAATCCTCCAAACCATCTCGGATAACATTGAAAGCGTTATTTATGTCAATACGCTGGATACTTATGAGATTACCTTTACCAACCGGGTGGTTGCAGATGTTTTGGAAAAGCCGGTGGACCAACTGATCGGCAAAACCTGCTGGCAGGTGCTTCAGGTGGGGCAGACCGGCCCCTGTCCCTTTTGCCCCATTCCCAAAATGATCGATAATAAGGGGAACATTCTGCGGGAATCCTACAGCTGGGAGTTTCAAAATACAGTCAATGGCCGTTGGTATTTAGCCAAGGATTCCATTATCCGCTGGATTGACGGGCGCAATGTGCACATTGAAACCGCTGTGGATATCACCGCGCAGAAGGTGCATGAGGAGCAGCTTAAATACTTTGCCTCCATCGATAACATGACAGGCGTTTACAATCGGGATCATGGCTACAAGCTGATGCAGAATTTAATTTCCAATGCAAGGCTTGTGCCGGCACCGGTCAGCGTATGCTTTGTGGATTTGGACGGCCTGAAATACATCAACGATACCTACGGCCACGATGCCGGAGATGAAATGATTACCGGGGTTATTGGTGCCATTCGCCAAAGCATTCGCCAGAGCGATGCGATCTGCCGCTGGGGCGGGGATGAATTTATTGTGCTGCTCCAATGTGAAACGGATGTGGCAGAGAGGCTGATTCTGCGGGCGCAGCAGGCATTGGAGGAAATTAACCTCTCGGAAAAAAGGGCTTACAAGCTTTCTTTCAGCTATGGTATTACCAGTTTGACACAAGACCCTCAGGCGAGCATTGATCAGGTGGTTTCATCGGCAGATAAAAAGATGTATGAGCAAAAAACCAGTAAGTATGCTAAGCGGGCCGCTGAAATAGCCGCCGGGTATTAA